DNA sequence from the Sphaeramia orbicularis chromosome 13, fSphaOr1.1, whole genome shotgun sequence genome:
ACAGTTGAACACATGTTGTGTTTAGTGACCTGCAGACATGTTCAGACAGATGTCCAGTCTTACTTTGGACAGTGCTGTGGATCTGCAGGTCAGCTCTTGTTCTGGATGTTTCTTCACACTGGGGACAGGAGGAGTCTCCTGATGAACCAGACTGGTCCCAGTATGAAGTGATGCACTGTCTGCAgaaccagtgtccacagctggtcCGGACTGGATCACTCTGGACCTTCTGACACAAAGAACAGGACGGTGGGTCCACCTCAGGAACATGAGTCCTCTCCGTCTCTCTGTGGACATCACACATTGTTTAGAAGAAGCTTCTTAAATGTTCTTTCAGATCAGCTGTTCAAAGGATCAGATCTACACTCTGAACTCTGTTGGCTCATTTCTGTAACTCTGTACTGGGTCAAGGACCTGGTCTGGATGGGGATCAGACCCAGAACCTTGTAGCTGAGCGGTGCCAGTGTAAACCACTGAGCCGCCTCGACTCACAGTCTGTATGAAAATGGCAGCTGGAAGGAATGATGAGCCTCCATGTCAGGTCACATGTCCAACCCAATGCACTGGTTGATTCTTTTTAACCCATGTTCAGTCAAACCCACCAGACCTGTGACCCAACAACCTTAACCCAGCAGTCGGGTTCTGAAAACAACCCAGCATTTCTAAGTGTGTCCACACCACACAGAGGACTTCCCATCTAAAACTGGCAGATGTGAGTCAGTCTCATGTGTTTCAAAGACTCTAAGGCTGTTGTTAATCTCAGAGTCTCAAACATCTTTTATTCACAGCAGCTGCAGTCCAAATGATGATTTTAGACCATTTCACTAAACCTGGACTGGAAACTGTCAGTTCTACTCACACACCTGAGTTTTATTTGAACCAGTTACTGACAGTAATTGATCACATTTTACCTGCAAAGTTAATCAATATACAAGCAACAAGAGTATTAATCGTAATAGTAGAGGACTGTATatgataaaaaaacacaaaactatgaACGTGGAGGGTTAGGACTAATGGTTGTAGTTCTGAATCAAGACTTCAATTATAAAAAATTCTTCTGTCAGATAAATTCATATATGTCAACAAAAGATAAGAAATAATGTCTCATCTGTATAAACAGCCTCttactctgtgtctgaaggtccaggttcaggactaAATGGTAGAGGACGACCCATGGACCGGTCACTgttcatggacagacatgtggacactggacactctgctctgggtctgttatactgacctctggaaacaacacaagtacaacagttggattggacagtatgttagtgttattAAGATCTGAACACTTCTTTTTCTATCACCTTTGgttattattcatgtgtgtttttattctgtctgaaggaGACATTTGGACTTTAAAGTGGACACATTATGTCCTGCTATGTCTGTAGTCAAATATTAAAGGTGTGTGACAGTCGACTCACTGTGGATCAGAAGGTCCTGGTTCATTACTGCCCCCTGGAGGTTCCTTTATGGACAAATCCCTGTTTGTATAATGGGATAACTCTGctccatcctcctcttcatccacacTCAGATTCATACTGTGaacttcagtcagtctgaaaggaCAAGCAGTAAAACTACTGTGAGCTCACATCACTAAAACACTGTGTTCATCagtcacaaacactgacacaacagGAAATAACCCAGTGGACATAGAGTCCAGTAAACCTAGTGGACACTCAGCCTGGAAGTGACTACATCCATGTTTACTGTTTCAGTCGACACAGAGAAAACCCACTGAGAGACTAGAACAGGAAAATGATCCAAATGTCAGACTCACCCTGAACCAGACGCCTTCTGTTCATTTATCAGAATGGACTCTGAACTCTGAATACGTTCAAGTGGTTCACCTGGACTGACGGATGCCCCTCCCCCTCTGCATTTATTGGACATGATGTATTCATACTTTGACCCTGTGTTTACTTAAGGTAATAAACGGTCCCTTTATTTACTTCACATAGTTTGTGAGATGTGAACAGTTCTGTGATTGTCTGAACATGCATTTATATGATAAAGTACATTCCAGCTTGTAGATGACAAACATTGTTTTACAGTTGATAAAATGATTGTGCATTGTTTTTGTTAAGTCCAAGAAAGTTTTTGTCTGTATGACATTAGTGCAGTGTTTACAGTGGCTGCAGTTTCAACTGCTTTTAGGTCTGACCCAGCCATGATGGTGGAGTGCTG
Encoded proteins:
- the LOC115431058 gene encoding E3 ubiquitin-protein ligase TRIM39-like, with amino-acid sequence MNSDRSMGRPLPFSPEPGPSDTEETERTHVPEVDPPSCSLCQKVQSDPVRTSCGHWFCRQCITSYWDQSGSSGDSSCPQCEETSRTRADLQIHSTVQIEHKLSLRSRFECVTEGTDETGK